A genomic window from Polaribacter gangjinensis includes:
- a CDS encoding DNA-methyltransferase — protein sequence MLKPYFKSDDKNFYLLKGDTMALLPQFEHKFDMVFADPPYFLSNNGISIQNGKIVSVNKGKWDKSEGFDFVNNFNRKWLSLTRDKMKDDATIWISGTYHNIFSIGQILQELDFKILNVITWEKTNPPPNLSCRYFTHSSEIIIWARKKVKVPHYYNYELMKQLNGDKQMKDVWKLPAIAPWEKSCTKHPTQKPLSVLTRLILASTKPNAWILDPFTGSSTTGIAANLANRRFLGIDQEEEFLTISKNRKLEIENPKTAAIYRQKIGGFNDKKELELFLFEEPKIEYENELIF from the coding sequence ATGCTTAAACCTTACTTCAAATCTGACGATAAAAACTTCTATCTCTTAAAAGGAGATACTATGGCTCTTTTACCTCAATTTGAACACAAGTTCGATATGGTTTTTGCTGACCCACCATATTTTTTATCCAACAATGGGATTTCTATTCAAAACGGAAAAATAGTAAGTGTAAACAAAGGAAAGTGGGATAAATCGGAAGGTTTTGATTTTGTTAATAATTTTAATCGTAAATGGTTATCTCTTACTAGAGATAAAATGAAAGATGATGCTACCATTTGGATTAGTGGCACTTATCATAATATTTTTAGCATTGGTCAGATTTTACAAGAACTTGATTTTAAAATTTTGAATGTGATTACTTGGGAAAAAACAAATCCTCCTCCCAATCTTTCTTGTAGATATTTTACACACTCTTCTGAGATAATAATATGGGCAAGAAAAAAAGTTAAAGTACCTCATTATTATAATTATGAGTTAATGAAACAACTCAATGGAGATAAGCAAATGAAAGATGTTTGGAAATTACCAGCAATTGCGCCTTGGGAAAAAAGCTGTACAAAACATCCAACTCAAAAACCATTGTCAGTTCTAACTCGTTTGATTTTAGCTTCTACTAAACCAAACGCTTGGATTTTAGATCCATTTACAGGTAGCTCAACAACAGGAATTGCAGCAAATTTAGCAAACAGGCGATTTTTAGGAATTGACCAAGAAGAAGAATTTTTGACAATTAGCAAAAACAGAAAACTTGAAATTGAAAATCCAAAGACAGCAGCTATTTACAGACAAAAAATTGGTGGCTTTAACGACAAAAAAGAACTTGAATTATTTCTTTTTGAAGAACCAAAAATTGAATATGAAAATGAATTAATCTTCTAA
- a CDS encoding tungsten formylmethanofuran dehydrogenase, with the protein MKKLEFKVQINASSKKVYETMLGLVHKTTYENWTAEFNPTSTYEGSWNKGDKICFVGTDENGKRGGMVSEIAENIPFTVVSIRHNGILDGETEITSGVQVESWSGGLENYFFEEIDGVTSLKVKVDADENYVDYISETWPKALQKLKEITEN; encoded by the coding sequence ATGAAAAAATTAGAATTCAAAGTACAAATAAACGCCTCTTCAAAAAAAGTGTATGAAACCATGTTGGGTTTAGTCCATAAAACTACTTATGAAAATTGGACTGCGGAATTCAATCCTACGTCAACATATGAGGGCTCTTGGAATAAAGGAGATAAAATTTGCTTTGTAGGAACAGATGAAAATGGAAAACGTGGTGGAATGGTATCAGAAATAGCTGAAAACATTCCTTTTACAGTTGTTTCAATAAGGCACAATGGTATACTTGATGGTGAAACTGAAATTACATCAGGAGTACAAGTTGAAAGTTGGAGTGGAGGTTTAGAAAATTACTTTTTCGAAGAAATTGATGGAGTTACCTCTCTAAAAGTTAAAGTTGATGCAGACGAAAATTACGTTGACTATATTTCAGAAACATGGCCAAAAGCATTACAGAAATTGAAAGAAATTACTGAGAATTGA